A genomic region of Bactrocera dorsalis isolate Fly_Bdor chromosome 3, ASM2337382v1, whole genome shotgun sequence contains the following coding sequences:
- the LOC105223210 gene encoding 60S ribosomal protein L38, giving the protein MPREIKEVKDFLNKARRADARAVKIKKNPSNTKFKIRCSRFLYTLVVQDKEKAEKIKQSLPPGLQVKEVK; this is encoded by the coding sequence ATGCCACGTGAAATAAAAGAGgtgaaagatttcttaaacaAGGCACGTCGTGCTGACGCCCGTGCTGTGAAAATCAAGAAGAATCCCTCTAACACAAAATTTAAGATTCGTTGCTCGCGGTTCTTATACACATTGGTGGTTCAGGACAAAGAGAAAGCCGAAAAAATCAAGCAGTCCTTGCCGCCAGGCTTACAAGTAAAGGAAGTCAAGTGA
- the LOC105223193 gene encoding uncharacterized protein LOC105223193, whose amino-acid sequence MENSDDSIVLTSRRKSTVWTREKITQLIELYRQHDCLWNHYIEAYKNKEKRTKAIDDICNSLHITRLEFGKKIHNLRNQFNSEMKKLERRVEETGYDTESTAEGCRWKHFQSLRFLHDVIEPRPGGYLAKKRKISSHTKYDNSSEEETKEPNNKDSKVRKKDVVIEQITEYQFDDATIVDNSAVISEHSSVDQSMNFNEQGSENIISTLVAESESNNIFNSPPLNQHLQNVNQADLNKASKILDQKSVLQLKSQSRGERIEEAQTGQTNFCCHNSNSEMQHNKNVLDMGFKQSKDKCMFIRSRDEWDAFGELIATEFRHLNSVSSKKKLKRKIMQAMLEIGEEDDSILG is encoded by the coding sequence ATGGAAAATTCTGACGATTCTATAGTTTTGACATCCCGTCGGAAAAGTACAGTATGGACCCgtgaaaaaattacacaattgaTTGAACTTTACCGTCAGCATGACTGTTTATGGAACCACTATATTGAGGCGtataaaaataaggaaaaacgAACAAAAGCCATCGACGATATTTGTAACAGCTTACATATAACCAGATtagaatttggaaaaaaaattcacaacttGCGAAATCAGTTTAATTCTGAGATGAAAAAACTTGAAAGGAGAGTTGAGGAAACTGGATACGACACGGAGTCAACAGCAGAAGGATGTCGATGGAAACATTTTCAATCACTTAGATTTCTTCACGATGTAATTGAACCACGTCCAGGAGGTTATTTggctaaaaaaagaaaaataagctCTCATACTAAATATGATAACAGCAGTGAAGAAGAGACAAAGGAGCCTAATAACAAAGATTCAAAAGTACGTAAAAAGGATGTAGTAATTGAGCAAATCACAGAGTATCAATTTGATGATGCGACCATTGTTGACAATTCTGCGGTAATTTCTGAGCATTCATCCGTagatcaatcaatgaattttaatgaacaaGGTAGTGAAAACATAATTTCAACTTTGGTTGCTGAAAGCGaatcaaacaatattttcaattctCCACCATTAAATCAACATCTACAAAATGTAAATCAAGCAGACTTGAATAAAGCTTCTAAAATTTTGGACCAAAAATCTGTTTTGCAATTGAAATCACAAAGTCGAGGGGAACGTATAGAAGAAGCACAGACTggtcaaacaaatttttgctgCCATAATTCCAATTCTGAAATGCAGCATAACAAAAATGTGTTAGATATGGGAtttaaacaaagcaaagataaATGCATGTTCATCAGGTCAAGAGATGAGTGGGATGCTTTTGGTGAATTGATTGCAACAGAATTTCGTCATCTTAATTCagttagttcaaaaaaaaaactgaaacgaAAAATTATGCAAGCTATGCTGGAAATAGGAGAAGAAGATGATTCTATTTTAGggtga
- the LOC105223184 gene encoding replication factor C subunit 2 — MPEETEQNCESLKRRNLPWIEKYRPMTFEEIVGNEDTIARLSVFATQGNAPNIIIAGPPGVGKTTTIQCLARILLGDSYKEAVLELNASNERGIDVVRNKIKMFAQKKVTLPKGRHKIVILDEADSMTEGAQQALRRTMEIYSNTTRFALACNTSEKIIEPIQSRCAMLRFTKLSDGQVLAKLIELCQSEQLSYEEDGLEAIVFTAQGDMRQALNNLQSTAQGFGTITGANVFKVCDEPHPMLIQDMLQHCTQNDIHKAYKILTKLWRLGYASEDIIGNIFRVCKRLNVDENIKLNFIKEIGVTHMKVVDGLNSFLQLTSLLAKLCDIAEK; from the exons ATGCCGGAGGAAACTGAGCAAAATTGTGAAAGTTTAAAACGCCGCAATTTGCCTTGGATAGAGAAATACCGGCCAATGACATTCGAAGAGATTGTGGGAAATGAAGACACAATTGCACGCCTTTCTGTGTTTGCTACTCAAGGAAACGCTCCAAATATAATTATAGCG ggTCCACCTGGTGTAGGAAAAACGACTACCATTCAATGTCTAGCTCGTATATTGCTAGGTGACAGTTACAAAGAAGCTGTCCTTGAATTAAATGCATCAAACGAACGTGGAATAGATGTAGTtcgtaacaaaataaaaatgttcgcacaaaaaaaagttactttgCCAAAAGGCAGgcataaaatagttatattggACGAAGCGGACAGTATGACTGAAGGAGCCCAGCAAGCCCTCCGCCGAACCATGGAGATTTATAGTAATACAACAAGATTTGCGCTAGCATGTAATACAAGTGAGAAAATAATTGAACCAATTCAATCCCGTTGTGCGATGCTTCGTTTCACTAAGCTTTCAGATGGTCAAGTACTTGCCAAGTTAATTGAATTGTGCCAAAGTGAACAGTTGTCATATGAGGAAGACGGATTAGAAGCAATCGTTTTTACTGCCCAAGGAGACATGAGGCAAGcgttaaataatttgcaatcgacTGCTCAAGGATTCGGTACGATTACTGGTGCTAATGTATTTAAGGTTTGTGACGAACCACACCCTATGCTTATTCAAGATATGCTGCAGCATTGTACTCAAAATGATATACACAAAGCCTATAAAATTCTAACCAAGTTGTGGCGGCTTGGCTATGCCTCAGAAGATATAATAGGAAATATATTTAGGGTATGCAAACGTCTTAATGTGGATGAAAATATTAAGCTTAATTTTATCAAAGAAATTGGCGTGACTCATATGAAAGTTGTTGACGGTTTAAACTCTTTCCTCCAGCTCACAAGCCTTTTGGCTAAATTGTGTGACATTGCTGAAAAGTAA